Proteins encoded in a region of the Mercenaria mercenaria strain notata chromosome 1, MADL_Memer_1, whole genome shotgun sequence genome:
- the LOC123540902 gene encoding golgin subfamily A member 6-like protein 7, whose protein sequence is MATPTAEIGLKRVRFSLDEDKESTRSPDDNYQGQWDFLKYLLTLREEFNVTTVVESLVQKGVISADAGTDVMRQGNARAQIELCVQEVMKGGPPAYTALCDTLQEHGYSNIVEALKGEGNMNALVPELSDMQGLGPREKQTHWSQSASLVNPDGMAVQGKKMALGALARDTKASQKEFSVIVERQHELEKQLVQVMKSLDTAKDMLIRERQEKLGLREQLKGRDEELVGMQRKYLELQKAMANLRDTNNKYHEKVTKLQIENEQLRRGVKDRNDLEFELRERNNELSRLKEVLNRQEQQMKTQEEQIVQKLDMIEKVVGEHRGLIEGQDKLTKTMSQQQTDIVRLSEEKMEAQNQMAAQQRQLNFQHAQIVMLQEQMQRLEAHMSPGASGTMRPESLPPVNTHPTTPVGDGRGSRYIASLSKGLNLRPFNAQGKLENSKNTYWRSDPASKKSK, encoded by the exons ATGGCGACGCCGACGGCAGAAATTGGCCTGAAGAGGGTGCGGTTTTCTCTTGATGAGGATAAAGAATCAACCCGGAGTCCCGACGATAACTACCAAGGACAATGGGATTTTCTAAA ATACTTGTTAACCCTACGGGAGGAATTCAATGTAACAACTGTCGTCGAAAGTCTCGTTCAGAAGGGCGTCATTAGTGCAGACGCTGGAACAGACGTCATGCGTCAAGGCAATGCGCGTGCGCAGATTGAACTATGTGTACAGGAAGTAATGAAAGGCGGACCGCCTGCGTATACGGCACTCTGTGATACCTTACAAGAACATGGTTACAGCAATATTGTGGAGGCATTAAAGGGAGAGGGCAACATGAATGCGCTGGTGCCAG AACTTTCTGATATGCAAGGGCTTGGTCCAAGAGAAAAA CAAACACACTGGAGCCAGAGTGCATCTCTGGTCAACCCAGACGGGATGGCGGTGCAGGGTAAGAAAATGGCTCTGGGCGCCTTGGCCCGGGACACTAAGGCGTCGCAGAAAGAATTCTCTGTCATCGTAGAACGTCAGCACGAGTTGGAAAAACAGCTGGTTCAAGTGATGAAGTCCCTGGACACGGCAAAAGATATGCTCATTCGCGAACGACAAGAGAAACTTGGACTTAGAGAACAGTTAAAAGGTCGGGACGAAGAATTAGTTGGAATGCAAAGAAAGTATCTAGAACTTCAGAAAGCAATGGCTAACTTACGTGACACTAATAATAAATATCATGAAAAGGTTACCAAGTTACAAATAGAAAACGAACAGCTACGCCGTGGGGTGAAGGACAGGAATGATCTAGAATTTGAACTCAGAGAACGCAATAATGAACTCTCTCGTTTGAAAGAAGTGCTGAATAGACAAGAGCAGCAGATGAAAACACAAGAAGAACAAATTGTCCAAAAACTTGATATGATTGAGAAAGTGGTTGGTGAACATAGAGGTTTGATAGAAGGTCAAGACAAACTCACTAAGACAATGTCGCAACAGCAGACGGACATTGTGCGTCTGTCGGAAGAGAAAATGGAGGCGCAAAATCAAATGGCGGCGCAGCAGCGCCAGCTGAACTTCCAGCACGCTCAGATAGTGATGCTGCAGGAACAGATGCAGAGACTGGAGGCACACATGAGCCCAGGTGCGAGTGGGACCATGCGACCGGAAAGCCTGCCACCCGTAAATACCCATCCGACCACTCCCGTCGGTGATGGACGCGGAAGTAGGTACATAGCGTCTTTGTCAAAAGGCTTGAATCTAAGGCCGTTTAACGCTCAAGGAAAACTGGAGAACTCCAAAAATACTTACTGGAGAAGCGACCCTGCATCTAAAAAGAGCAAGTGA